Proteins from a genomic interval of Oncorhynchus clarkii lewisi isolate Uvic-CL-2024 chromosome 15, UVic_Ocla_1.0, whole genome shotgun sequence:
- the LOC139366953 gene encoding eukaryotic translation initiation factor 2 subunit 3, translating to MFKMAGDESGITLGQPHLSKQDLNTLDVSILTPLSQEIISRQATINIGTIGHVAHGKSTVVKAISGVHTVRFKNELERNITIKLGYANAKVYKLDDPSCPRPECYRSCGSSTPDEFPTDIPGTKGNFKLVRHVSFVDCPGHDILMATMLNGAAVMDAALLLIAGNESCPQPQTSEHLAAIEIMKLKHILILQNKIDLVKESQAKEQYEQILAFVQGTVAEGAPIIPISAQLKYNIEVVCEYIVKKIPVPIRDFTSEPRLIVIRSFDVNKPGCEVDDLKGGVAGGSILKGVLKVGQELEVRPGIVSKDHEGKLMCKPIFSKIVSLFAEHNDLQYAAPGGLIGVGTKIDPTLCRADRMVGQVLGAVGALPEIFTELEISYFLLRRLLGVRTEGDKKAAKVQKLSKNEVLMVNIGSLSTGGRVSAVKADLAKIVLTNPVCTEVGEKIALSRRVEKHWRLIGWGQIRRGVTITPTVDDD from the exons GCACCATTGGTCATGTGGCCCACGGAAAGTCTACGGTGGTCAAGGCCATCTCAGGGGTTCACACTGTCCGCTTCAAGAACGAGCTGGAGAGGAACATCACCATTAAGCTAGGTTACGCTAACGCCAAG GTGTATAAGCTAGATGACCCCAGCTGTCCCAGGCCAGAGTGCTACAGGTCGTGTGGCTCCAGTACTCCTGATGAGTTCCCTACAGACATCCCTGGAACCAAGGGCAACTTCAAACTGGTCAGACACGTGTCCTTTGTGGACTGTCCCGGTCACGATATTCTGATGGCCACCATGCTGAACGGAGCAGCTGTCATGGACGCTGCCCTCCTGCTCATTG CGGGTAACGAGTCATGTCCCCAGCCCCAGACCTCTGAGCACCTGGCTGCCATAGAGATCATGAAGCTCAAACACATCCTGATCCTCCAGAACAAGATTGATCTGGTCAAGGAGAGCCAGGCCAAGGAGCAGTACGAACAGATCCTAGCCTTCGTACAGG GTACAGTGGCAGAGGGAGCACCTATCATTCCTATCTCAGCACAGTTGAAGTACAACATAGAGGTGGTGTGTGAATACATTGTCAAGAAGATCCCTGTCCCCATCAGAGACTTCACCTCAGAACCCAGACTCATCG TGATCCGGTCATTTGACGTCAACAAGCCGGGTTGTGAGGTAGATGACCTGAAAGGAGGTGTGGCTGGAGGTAGTATACTAAAAGGCGTGCTCAAG GTGGGACAGGAGTTGGAGGTGCGTCCAGGCATTGTGTCTAAGGACCATGAGGGGAAGCTGATGTGTAAACCCATTTTTTCCAAGATCGTCTCTCTGTTCGCTGAACACAACGACCTGCAATATGCGGCACCCGGGGGACTCATTG GTGTTGGCACTAAGATTGACCCGACCCTGTGCAGAGCTGACCGTATGGTTGGTCAGGTGCTGGGAGCGGTCGGAGCGCTACCAGAGATCTTCACAGAGCTGGAAATCTCCTACTTCCTGTTGAGGAGGCTTCTGGGAGTCCGCACTGAAGGAGACAAGAAGGCTGCCAAG GTCCAGAAGCTGTCTAAGAACGAGGTGTTGATGGTGAACATCGGCAGTCTGTCTACGGGCGGCAGAGTGAGTGCAGTGAAGGCTGATTTGGCCAAGATCGTCCTGACCAACCCTGTCTGCACCGAGGTCGGAGAGAAGATTGCGCTCAGTCGTCGTGTGGAGAAACATTGGCG TCTGATTGGCTGGGGCCAGATCAGGAGGGGGGTGACCATCACCCCCACGGTGGACGACGACTGA